Proteins encoded by one window of Sphingomonas ginkgonis:
- a CDS encoding DUF4230 domain-containing protein has translation MEQSRLRQAWIPITILLALLLGLMLGGGFGAARKVLGGPTPETVASSSLVAMKAQNRLVPFIARYVSVTTSTERHLFGIASERTLVLPGTVRYELDLSKLQPNDVRWNAAAKTLSVRLPEVEIAGPEVDLTRLREYGSDGVFGSLSGDRKTLDEANRARAVQDLRNQAKAPQAMTLARNAAREAVERSFAMPLAAAGIQAKVVARFPTDGSEDPSLLDASTPINTVLEEQARRRAAGGE, from the coding sequence ATGGAGCAAAGCCGCCTGAGGCAGGCGTGGATCCCGATTACCATCCTGCTCGCGCTGCTGCTCGGGCTGATGCTGGGCGGCGGGTTCGGCGCCGCGCGCAAGGTGCTCGGCGGCCCGACCCCGGAAACGGTGGCGAGCTCGAGCCTGGTCGCGATGAAGGCGCAGAACCGGCTCGTTCCCTTCATCGCCCGCTACGTCTCGGTCACCACCTCGACCGAGCGCCACCTGTTCGGCATTGCCAGCGAGCGGACGCTCGTCCTGCCCGGGACCGTCCGCTACGAACTGGACCTGTCCAAGCTGCAGCCGAACGACGTGCGGTGGAACGCCGCGGCGAAGACGCTCAGCGTGCGGCTGCCGGAGGTCGAGATCGCCGGCCCGGAGGTCGATCTCACCCGGCTTCGCGAATATGGCAGCGACGGGGTGTTCGGCTCGCTGTCGGGCGACCGCAAGACGCTCGACGAGGCGAACCGCGCCCGCGCGGTGCAGGATCTGCGCAACCAGGCCAAGGCGCCCCAGGCAATGACGCTGGCGCGCAACGCGGCGCGCGAGGCGGTGGAGCGGAGCTTCGCCATGCCGCTCGCCGCCGCGGGGATCCAGGCGAAGGTGGTGGCCCGTTTTCCGACCGACGGCAGCGAGGACCCTAGCCTTCTCGACGCCTCCACCCCAATTAACACCGTGCTTGAGGAACAGGCGCGCCGCCGCGCCGCCGGGGGAGAATAG
- the nadA gene encoding quinolinate synthase NadA: protein MSAPIQSLKGVDLLGEIARLKKERNAVILAHYYQKPELQDLADFVGDSLDLSRKAAATDADVIAFCGVRFMAETAKILSPEKTVILPDMDAGCSLEDSCPPDQFAAFRAAHPDHIALTYINCSAEVKALSDIIVTSSSAQTILDQIPRDQKIIFGPDRHLGGYLSRTLGRDMLLWPGICIVHQAFSETELLKLKAEHPGAPVAAHPECPPHIVDHADLVGSTKAILDFALSSPAETILVATEPHIIHQMEKAAPHKTFIGVPGGDGNCNCNMCPYMALNTLEKLYVSLRDLTPRIELAPELMDRARLPLERMLEMASGTVGQGDVGKPIVAAPETIDPTISGD, encoded by the coding sequence TTGAGTGCACCCATCCAGAGCCTGAAGGGCGTCGACCTGCTGGGCGAGATCGCGCGGCTCAAGAAGGAACGCAACGCGGTCATCCTCGCGCATTACTACCAGAAGCCCGAGCTGCAGGACCTCGCCGATTTCGTCGGCGACAGCCTCGACCTCAGCCGCAAGGCGGCGGCGACCGACGCCGACGTGATCGCCTTCTGCGGCGTGCGCTTCATGGCCGAGACGGCGAAGATCCTCAGCCCCGAGAAGACGGTGATCCTGCCCGACATGGACGCCGGCTGCAGCCTCGAGGACAGCTGCCCGCCCGACCAGTTCGCCGCCTTCCGCGCCGCCCACCCGGACCATATCGCGCTGACCTACATCAACTGCTCGGCGGAGGTGAAGGCGCTCAGCGACATCATCGTGACCAGCTCGTCGGCGCAGACCATCCTCGACCAGATCCCCAGGGACCAGAAGATCATCTTCGGGCCTGACCGCCATCTCGGCGGGTACCTGTCCCGCACGCTCGGGCGCGACATGCTGCTGTGGCCGGGCATCTGCATCGTCCACCAGGCCTTCAGCGAGACCGAGCTGTTGAAGCTCAAGGCCGAGCACCCGGGCGCGCCGGTGGCGGCGCATCCCGAATGCCCGCCGCACATCGTCGATCATGCCGACCTGGTCGGTTCGACCAAGGCGATCCTCGACTTCGCGCTGAGCTCGCCGGCCGAGACGATCCTGGTCGCGACCGAGCCGCACATCATCCACCAGATGGAGAAGGCGGCGCCGCACAAGACCTTCATCGGGGTCCCCGGCGGCGACGGCAACTGCAACTGCAACATGTGCCCCTACATGGCGCTGAACACGCTGGAGAAGCTCTACGTCTCGCTGCGCGATCTCACGCCGCGGATCGAGCTGGCGCCCGAGCTGATGGACCGCGCGCGGCTCCCGCTCGAGCGGATGCTGGAGATGGCGAGCGGGACGGTCGGGCAGGGGGATGTCGGCAAGCCGATCGTCGCCGCGCCGGAGACGATCGACCCGACGATCAGCGGCGACTAG
- a CDS encoding winged helix-turn-helix domain-containing protein — protein sequence MATETLSARLVEVEALLDRSRRRFEEGARLVEEAHRALAELQQQVMGSPVAVSPREGEEAASRMLTAIKEGGGEIPPTLCGGRLAVDQMQRLIRIDGHPIAITEMEYRVLELLAFARNNVVTRTMLLKHLYRRADDQPQPKIIDVFISKLRKKLRMASGGAEFIETIPQRGWILRDLENSEAA from the coding sequence ATGGCCACCGAGACCCTCTCCGCCCGGCTGGTCGAGGTCGAAGCGCTGCTCGACCGTTCGCGCCGCCGCTTCGAGGAAGGCGCGCGGCTGGTCGAGGAGGCGCACCGCGCGCTTGCCGAGCTGCAGCAGCAGGTGATGGGATCGCCCGTGGCGGTCAGCCCGCGCGAGGGCGAGGAAGCCGCGTCGCGGATGCTGACGGCGATCAAGGAGGGCGGCGGCGAGATCCCGCCGACGCTGTGCGGCGGGCGGCTGGCGGTCGACCAGATGCAGCGGCTGATCCGCATCGACGGCCACCCGATCGCCATCACCGAGATGGAGTATCGGGTGCTCGAGCTGCTGGCCTTCGCCCGCAACAACGTCGTCACCCGGACGATGCTGCTGAAGCATCTCTATCGCCGCGCCGACGACCAGCCGCAGCCCAAGATCATCGACGTGTTCATCTCCAAGCTGCGCAAGAAGCTGCGGATGGCCAGCGGCGGGGCCGAGTTCATCGAGACGATCCCGCAGCGCGGCTGGATCCTGCGCGACCTGGAGAACAGCGAGGCGGCCTGA
- a CDS encoding DUF3035 domain-containing protein gives MRKTLTLVAMAALLPAAGCASRGKALDEFAVARNAPLVIPPDYSLTPPQAGTATLAPEAVQGQAIEALFGGPAPRSQSESSMLEKAGAERASLGVRSTVGDPATQIVDKGATTQTILAAAETNGQDASASVP, from the coding sequence ATGCGTAAGACACTGACCCTCGTGGCGATGGCAGCCCTGCTTCCGGCGGCCGGCTGCGCCTCGCGCGGCAAGGCGCTCGACGAGTTCGCCGTCGCCCGCAACGCCCCGCTGGTGATCCCGCCCGACTACAGCCTGACCCCGCCGCAGGCCGGCACCGCCACCCTCGCCCCCGAGGCTGTCCAGGGCCAGGCTATCGAGGCGCTGTTCGGCGGGCCTGCCCCGCGCAGCCAGAGCGAGAGCAGCATGCTCGAGAAGGCCGGGGCGGAGCGCGCCTCGCTCGGCGTCCGCTCCACCGTCGGCGACCCCGCGACGCAGATCGTCGACAAGGGCGCCACCACCCAGACCATCCTGGCGGCCGCCGAGACGAACGGCCAGGACGCGAGCGCGTCGGTTCCCTGA
- the lspA gene encoding signal peptidase II, whose protein sequence is MADRRVALLTAGLVFALDQLVKWLMWGPLRLNEVGQIVLTGFFNLSWVENRGISLGLFNADSPAGRWALVLVTAAIAVAVLVWIFKEPKHGDRLALGLVLGGALGNILDRVRIGYVVDFADLHFGTWRPFLVFNVADAAISIGAATLFIRAFLFNKEERKETETHA, encoded by the coding sequence ATGGCTGACCGCCGCGTCGCGCTGCTGACCGCCGGGCTGGTGTTCGCCCTCGACCAGCTGGTCAAATGGCTGATGTGGGGCCCGCTCCGGCTGAACGAGGTCGGGCAGATCGTGCTCACCGGTTTCTTCAACCTGAGCTGGGTCGAGAACCGCGGGATCAGCCTCGGCCTGTTCAACGCCGACAGCCCGGCCGGACGCTGGGCGCTGGTGCTCGTCACCGCCGCGATCGCGGTCGCCGTGCTGGTGTGGATCTTCAAGGAACCCAAGCACGGCGATAGGCTCGCCCTGGGGCTCGTGCTGGGCGGGGCGCTCGGCAACATTCTCGATCGCGTGCGGATCGGCTATGTTGTCGACTTCGCCGACCTACACTTCGGCACGTGGCGTCCCTTTTTGGTCTTCAATGTCGCCGACGCAGCGATTAGCATCGGGGCAGCGACCTTGTTCATCCGCGCCTTCCTGTTCAACAAGGAAGAGCGCAAGGAGACGGAGACTCATGCGTAA
- the ileS gene encoding isoleucine--tRNA ligase has translation MADAPSSKPDASAKQDWRSTVFLPQTAFPMKAGLPQKEPGILARWQEQDLYRQLRNARAGREKFILHDGPPYANGDMHIGHALNHILKDMVVRTQSLLGKNAPYVPGWDCHGLPIEWKVEEQYRKQKKNKDEVDPAEFRAECRAYAQHWVDTQREQLKRLGINGDWDHPYLTMDYQAEATIVAELMKFAESGQVYRGAKPVMWSPVEKTALAEAEIEYEDITSTQVDVAFEIVESPIPELVGAHAVIWTTTPWTIPVNQAIAYGPHVDYSLIGVGDRRYLVANKLIGEFAKRASFERVDTERQVDPRDLASTIARHPMHHLGGFFARPRPFLPGDFVTTDSGTGLVHMAPDHGEDDFDLCKANGIDPVFAVEGDGKYRADWGWLPGQGSVINPKFNAPDGPICADLREAGALLAASADYRHSYPHSWRSKAKVIYRCTPQWFIAMDQPLDRLPALTRPEQRWEDEGGDSRIDDQASAGSPTLRELALKAISKTRFVPEKGRNRIGSMVEGRPDWVISRQRAWGVPITLFVERKTGKLLVDPQVNARIVAAIAEKGVDGWSEDGAPARFLGEGRNPDDYEQVSDILDVWFDSGCTHAFVLESGRWPELRWPADLYLEGSDQHRGWFQSSLLESCGTRGRAPYDAVLTHGFTMDAKGMKMSKSLGNTINPLDLMRDSGADILRLWALSVDFTEDHRIGKEILAGVSDQYRKLRNTFRYLLGALEGFSEEERVDDASEMPELERYMLALLGRLDERLRAAVDGFDFNDYTRALTDFCNEDLSAFFFDIRKDSLYCDAAADPKRRAYRTVLDTLFQALVRWAAPVLVFTAEEVWGTRYPDAGSVHLLEWPEIGDWADARLVDIWTGYRALREQVTAEIEPMRRDKTVGSSLEVRVALGFPDAADRPMLSAEELAELFIVSEVVLDTGTVVHGPAVVAGRTANHKCGRCWRHLTEVAEDGDLCARCEEVVNG, from the coding sequence ATGGCCGACGCCCCTTCCAGCAAGCCCGACGCTTCCGCAAAGCAAGATTGGCGGAGCACCGTCTTCCTGCCCCAGACCGCCTTCCCGATGAAGGCGGGCCTGCCGCAGAAGGAGCCGGGGATCCTCGCCCGCTGGCAAGAGCAGGACCTCTACCGCCAGCTGCGCAATGCGCGTGCGGGGCGGGAGAAGTTCATCCTCCACGACGGGCCGCCCTACGCCAACGGCGACATGCACATCGGCCATGCGCTCAACCATATCCTCAAGGACATGGTGGTCCGCACCCAGAGCCTGCTCGGCAAGAACGCGCCCTATGTGCCCGGCTGGGACTGCCACGGGCTGCCGATCGAGTGGAAGGTCGAGGAGCAGTATCGCAAGCAGAAGAAGAACAAGGACGAGGTCGACCCCGCCGAATTCCGCGCCGAGTGCCGCGCCTACGCCCAGCACTGGGTCGACACCCAGCGCGAGCAGCTGAAGCGGCTCGGGATCAACGGCGACTGGGACCATCCCTATCTGACGATGGACTATCAGGCGGAGGCGACGATCGTCGCCGAGCTGATGAAGTTCGCGGAAAGCGGCCAGGTCTATCGCGGCGCCAAGCCGGTGATGTGGTCACCCGTAGAGAAGACCGCGCTGGCCGAGGCCGAGATCGAGTATGAGGACATCACGTCGACGCAGGTCGACGTGGCGTTCGAGATCGTCGAGAGCCCGATCCCCGAGCTGGTGGGCGCCCATGCGGTGATCTGGACGACGACGCCGTGGACGATCCCGGTCAACCAGGCGATCGCTTATGGGCCTCACGTGGACTACTCTCTTATTGGAGTTGGAGACCGGCGCTACCTCGTTGCAAACAAGCTGATTGGTGAGTTTGCGAAGAGGGCCTCGTTCGAGCGGGTCGATACTGAGAGGCAGGTCGACCCTCGCGATCTCGCCAGCACTATCGCCCGCCACCCGATGCATCACCTCGGCGGCTTCTTTGCCCGCCCCCGCCCCTTCCTCCCCGGCGACTTCGTCACCACCGACAGCGGGACCGGGCTCGTCCACATGGCGCCCGACCATGGAGAGGACGACTTCGACCTGTGCAAGGCGAACGGCATCGACCCGGTCTTCGCGGTCGAGGGCGACGGCAAATATCGCGCCGACTGGGGCTGGCTCCCCGGCCAGGGCAGCGTCATCAACCCCAAGTTCAACGCGCCCGACGGACCGATCTGCGCCGACCTGCGCGAGGCCGGAGCGCTGCTTGCCGCCAGCGCCGACTACCGCCACAGCTACCCGCACTCGTGGCGCTCCAAGGCCAAGGTCATTTATCGCTGCACCCCGCAGTGGTTCATCGCCATGGACCAGCCGCTCGACCGTCTCCCCGCGCTCACGCGACCGGAGCAGCGGTGGGAGGACGAGGGCGGCGACAGCCGGATCGACGACCAGGCCAGCGCCGGTTCCCCGACGCTGCGCGAACTGGCGCTGAAGGCGATCAGCAAGACCCGCTTCGTGCCCGAGAAGGGCCGCAACCGGATCGGGTCGATGGTCGAGGGGCGGCCCGACTGGGTGATCTCGCGGCAGCGGGCGTGGGGTGTGCCGATCACCCTGTTCGTCGAGCGCAAGACCGGCAAGCTGCTGGTCGACCCGCAAGTGAACGCCCGGATCGTCGCCGCGATCGCGGAGAAGGGCGTCGACGGCTGGAGCGAGGACGGCGCCCCCGCGCGCTTCCTCGGCGAGGGCCGCAACCCCGACGACTACGAGCAGGTCAGCGACATCCTCGACGTCTGGTTCGACAGCGGCTGCACCCATGCCTTCGTGCTGGAGAGCGGTCGCTGGCCCGAGCTGCGCTGGCCCGCCGACCTCTACCTCGAAGGCTCCGACCAGCACCGCGGCTGGTTCCAGTCCTCGCTGCTGGAGAGCTGCGGCACGCGCGGCCGCGCGCCCTACGACGCCGTGCTGACCCACGGCTTCACCATGGACGCCAAGGGCATGAAGATGTCCAAGTCGCTCGGCAACACGATCAACCCGCTCGACCTGATGCGCGATAGCGGCGCCGACATTCTTCGCCTGTGGGCCTTGAGCGTCGACTTCACCGAGGACCATCGCATCGGCAAGGAGATCCTCGCCGGCGTCTCGGACCAGTATCGCAAGCTCCGCAACACCTTCCGCTACCTGCTCGGCGCGCTGGAGGGGTTCTCGGAGGAGGAACGGGTAGACGACGCGTCGGAGATGCCCGAGCTCGAGCGCTACATGCTGGCGCTGCTCGGCCGCCTCGACGAGCGGCTGCGCGCCGCGGTCGATGGCTTCGACTTCAACGACTATACCCGGGCGCTGACCGACTTCTGCAACGAGGACCTGTCGGCCTTCTTCTTCGATATCCGCAAGGACAGCCTCTACTGCGACGCCGCCGCCGATCCCAAGCGGCGGGCGTACCGGACGGTGCTCGACACGCTGTTTCAGGCGCTGGTCCGCTGGGCCGCGCCGGTGCTGGTGTTCACCGCCGAGGAAGTCTGGGGGACGCGCTACCCGGACGCGGGCAGCGTTCACCTGCTCGAATGGCCCGAGATCGGCGACTGGGCCGATGCGCGCCTGGTCGACATCTGGACCGGCTACCGGGCGCTGCGCGAGCAGGTCACCGCCGAGATCGAGCCGATGCGCCGCGACAAGACCGTCGGCTCCAGCCTCGAGGTGCGGGTCGCGCTGGGCTTCCCCGATGCGGCCGACCGGCCCATGCTGAGCGCCGAGGAGCTCGCCGAATTGTTCATCGTTTCCGAAGTGGTGCTCGACACCGGAACGGTGGTCCACGGCCCGGCCGTGGTCGCCGGCCGAACCGCCAACCACAAGTGTGGCCGCTGCTGGCGGCACCTAACCGAGGTCGCCGAGGACGGCGACCTGTGCGCGCGCTGCGAGGAGGTGGTGAATGGCTGA
- a CDS encoding bifunctional riboflavin kinase/FAD synthetase — protein MERLSLAEPLPDALRGAVVALGNFDGFHLGHQAVVGRAVARAFHEGRPAIVATFDPHPVRHFRPDRPPFKLTSLDQRQRLFAGAGADAMLVLGFDGELAATSADRFVAEILAGRLGAAAVVTGEDFTFGKGRGGSAESLAALGRQHGIAAEAVHAVMLEQQPISSSRIRQALVDGDPGTATHLLSRPFALEGVVQPGDQRGRVLGYPTANTLLGDYQRPAYGIYAVRVRLADGSEHAGVANLGIRPSFEPPVELLETFLFDFSGDLYGQRIEVALHHFLRPEARFTDMESLMAQMKRDERQARALLG, from the coding sequence ATGGAGAGACTGAGCCTCGCCGAGCCCCTTCCCGACGCCCTGCGCGGCGCCGTCGTCGCCCTCGGCAACTTCGACGGCTTCCACCTCGGGCACCAGGCGGTGGTCGGCCGCGCGGTCGCGCGCGCGTTCCACGAGGGCCGGCCGGCGATCGTCGCCACCTTCGACCCCCACCCGGTCCGCCACTTCCGCCCCGACAGGCCGCCCTTCAAGCTGACCAGCCTCGACCAGCGCCAGCGCCTGTTCGCCGGGGCGGGCGCCGATGCGATGCTGGTGCTCGGGTTCGACGGCGAGCTGGCGGCGACCAGCGCCGACCGCTTCGTCGCCGAGATCCTCGCCGGACGGCTCGGCGCCGCCGCGGTGGTCACCGGCGAGGACTTCACCTTCGGCAAGGGCCGCGGCGGCAGCGCCGAGAGCCTGGCCGCGCTCGGCCGCCAGCACGGGATCGCCGCCGAGGCGGTCCACGCGGTCATGCTCGAGCAGCAGCCGATCTCCTCGAGCCGGATCCGCCAGGCGCTGGTCGACGGCGACCCGGGCACCGCCACGCACCTTCTCTCCCGCCCTTTCGCACTGGAAGGCGTGGTACAGCCGGGCGACCAGCGCGGCCGGGTGCTCGGATATCCGACCGCCAACACGCTGCTCGGCGACTATCAGCGGCCGGCCTATGGCATCTACGCGGTGCGCGTCCGCCTCGCCGACGGGAGCGAGCATGCGGGGGTCGCAAATCTCGGCATCCGCCCGAGCTTCGAGCCGCCGGTCGAGCTGCTCGAGACCTTCCTGTTCGATTTCTCCGGCGACCTATACGGCCAGCGGATCGAAGTGGCGCTCCACCATTTCCTCCGCCCCGAGGCGCGCTTCACCGACATGGAGTCGCTGATGGCGCAGATGAAGCGCGACGAGCGGCAGGCGCGCGCGCTGCTCGGCTAA
- the rpsM gene encoding 30S ribosomal protein S13 — MARIAGVNIPSNKRVEIALTYIHGIGRTTARRIIDQLAITPERRVQDLTDQEVVQIRETIDREHTVEGDLRRETAMNIKRLMDLACYRGLRHRRGLPVRGQRTHTNARTRKGKAKPIAGKKK, encoded by the coding sequence ATGGCACGTATCGCCGGGGTGAATATTCCGTCGAACAAGCGCGTCGAGATCGCGCTGACCTACATCCATGGCATCGGGCGGACGACGGCCCGCCGGATCATCGACCAGCTGGCGATCACGCCGGAGCGTCGGGTGCAGGATCTGACCGACCAGGAGGTCGTGCAGATCCGCGAGACCATCGACCGCGAGCATACCGTCGAGGGCGACCTTCGCCGCGAGACGGCGATGAACATCAAGCGGCTGATGGACCTCGCCTGCTACCGCGGGCTTCGCCATCGCCGGGGTCTCCCGGTCCGCGGCCAGCGCACGCACACCAATGCGCGCACCCGCAAGGGCAAGGCCAAGCCGATCGCTGGCAAGAAGAAGTAA
- the rpsK gene encoding 30S ribosomal protein S11 — translation MAREPQRLRRRERKNITAGVAHVNASFNNTMITITDAQGNAIAWSSAGMMGFKGSRKSTPYAAQVAAEDAGRKAADHGVRTLEVEVKGPGSGRESALRALQAVGFTITSIRDVTPIPHNGVRPSKRRRV, via the coding sequence ATGGCCCGTGAGCCCCAGCGCCTTCGCCGCCGCGAGCGCAAGAACATCACCGCCGGCGTCGCGCATGTGAACGCCAGCTTCAACAACACGATGATCACCATCACCGACGCCCAGGGCAACGCCATCGCATGGAGCTCGGCCGGCATGATGGGCTTCAAGGGCAGCCGCAAGTCGACTCCCTATGCCGCCCAGGTCGCCGCCGAGGATGCCGGCCGCAAGGCCGCCGACCACGGCGTCCGCACCCTCGAGGTCGAGGTCAAGGGCCCGGGTTCGGGTCGCGAGAGCGCGCTCCGCGCCTTGCAGGCGGTGGGCTTCACCATCACCTCGATCCGCGACGTGACCCCGATCCCGCACAACGGCGTCCGCCCGTCCAAGCGCCGCCGCGTCTGA
- a CDS encoding DNA-directed RNA polymerase subunit alpha, translated as MAVNAKNWQELKKPNSLERKAGGDSRRKAVFVAEPLERGFGMTLGNSLRRVLLSSLQGAAVTAIKIEGVLHEFSSLAGVREDVTDIILNVKQVALRMEGEGPKRLHLTATGPGEVTAGQIQTSGDIEVTNPELVLCHLDQGATLNMELTADIGKGYVPASANRPADAPIGLIPVDALYSPVRQVAYKVENTRVGQELDYDKLTLTIETDGTVTPEDAIGYAARILQDQLALFVHFDDTSVRTSAPAMIGVATAAAPVEPQTDTNQLNRYLLKKVDELELSVRSANCLKNDNIIYIGDLVQKTEAEMLRTPNFGRKSLNEIKEVLASMGLRLGMDIPGWPPENIEEMAKKLEQEMLG; from the coding sequence ATGGCCGTCAACGCAAAGAACTGGCAGGAACTCAAGAAGCCGAACAGCCTCGAGCGCAAGGCCGGTGGCGACAGCCGCCGCAAGGCCGTGTTCGTCGCCGAGCCGCTCGAGCGCGGCTTCGGCATGACGCTCGGCAACTCGCTGCGCCGCGTGCTCCTCTCGAGCCTGCAGGGCGCCGCCGTCACCGCGATCAAGATCGAGGGCGTGCTGCACGAGTTCTCGTCGCTCGCCGGCGTCCGCGAGGACGTCACCGACATCATCCTCAACGTCAAGCAGGTCGCGCTCCGGATGGAAGGCGAGGGCCCGAAGCGGCTCCACCTCACCGCCACCGGCCCGGGCGAGGTCACCGCGGGGCAGATCCAGACCTCGGGCGACATCGAGGTCACCAACCCCGAGCTGGTGCTCTGCCACCTCGACCAGGGCGCGACGCTCAACATGGAGCTGACCGCCGACATCGGGAAGGGCTATGTCCCGGCTTCGGCCAACCGCCCGGCGGACGCCCCGATCGGGCTGATCCCGGTCGACGCGCTGTACAGCCCGGTGCGCCAGGTCGCCTACAAGGTGGAGAACACTCGCGTCGGCCAGGAGCTGGACTATGACAAGCTCACGCTGACCATCGAGACCGACGGCACCGTCACGCCGGAGGACGCGATCGGCTATGCCGCGCGCATCCTCCAGGACCAGCTGGCGCTGTTCGTCCACTTCGACGACACCAGCGTCCGCACCTCGGCGCCGGCGATGATCGGGGTGGCGACGGCCGCCGCGCCGGTCGAGCCGCAGACCGACACCAACCAGCTCAACCGTTACCTGCTCAAGAAGGTCGACGAGCTGGAGCTGTCGGTGCGCAGCGCCAACTGCCTCAAGAACGACAACATCATCTACATCGGCGACCTCGTCCAGAAGACCGAGGCGGAGATGCTCCGCACTCCGAACTTCGGCCGCAAGTCGCTGAACGAGATCAAGGAAGTGCTCGCGAGCATGGGCCTTCGCCTCGGCATGGACATCCCCGGCTGGCCGCCGGAGAACATCGAGGAAATGGCCAAGAAGCTCGAGCAGGAGATGCTCGGCTGA
- a CDS encoding acyltransferase family protein has protein sequence MAGDLQLAAEDHATSPDRMLKGIDTLRFITALWVAFSHGARFPVAGLVDPDTTTGKVALLLGNTTFNGTAAVTIFFVISGLCIHRANLGRTRIDYAPFVTRRLVRIGVPLLFVLLLARACGPAYVRALDDVLWSVYCELVYYLLYPLFFPLIRLVGAVRVMLGALTVSFLLLMTSPASIYLWEFGTRLSWLFNAPLWLAGVVLAEKLGAIQQRVERINVWAFRVGALLVCYAATILATHAGRLAIGYTWTMPLFAIFCLFWIAREAQHAAEVGPVPLLERLGVAGYSIYLVHKFPITAFAPFAASVPPLLWWAAQLLAIGLATFLLYRLIEWPAHRVSRVLAGRIASRPGMLPRRTA, from the coding sequence ATGGCGGGCGATCTTCAACTGGCGGCGGAAGATCATGCGACCAGCCCGGACCGGATGCTCAAGGGCATCGATACGCTCCGCTTCATCACCGCCTTGTGGGTCGCCTTTTCACACGGGGCGCGCTTCCCCGTCGCGGGCCTGGTCGACCCGGATACCACGACCGGCAAGGTCGCCCTGCTGCTCGGGAACACGACCTTCAACGGCACCGCCGCGGTCACCATCTTCTTCGTCATCTCCGGCCTCTGCATCCACCGCGCCAACCTGGGCAGGACGCGGATCGACTATGCGCCGTTCGTCACCCGCCGGCTCGTCCGCATCGGCGTGCCCTTGCTGTTCGTTCTGCTGCTCGCCCGCGCCTGCGGGCCGGCCTATGTCCGGGCGCTCGATGACGTTCTCTGGTCGGTCTACTGCGAGCTCGTCTACTATCTCCTCTACCCGCTGTTCTTCCCGCTGATCCGCCTTGTCGGCGCGGTCCGGGTCATGCTCGGCGCGCTGACCGTCTCCTTCCTCCTGCTGATGACCAGCCCCGCGTCCATCTATCTGTGGGAGTTCGGAACGCGGCTCAGCTGGCTGTTCAACGCGCCGTTATGGCTGGCCGGCGTGGTGCTGGCGGAAAAGCTCGGCGCCATCCAGCAGCGGGTTGAGCGGATCAACGTCTGGGCCTTCCGGGTCGGGGCGCTGCTCGTCTGCTACGCGGCGACGATCCTCGCGACCCACGCAGGGCGGCTGGCGATCGGCTATACCTGGACCATGCCGCTGTTCGCGATCTTCTGCCTGTTCTGGATCGCGCGGGAGGCGCAGCACGCCGCCGAGGTCGGCCCGGTGCCCCTGCTCGAGCGGCTCGGGGTAGCGGGCTATTCCATTTACCTCGTCCACAAATTCCCGATCACCGCCTTCGCACCGTTCGCGGCGAGCGTTCCGCCGCTCCTGTGGTGGGCCGCCCAGCTCCTCGCCATCGGCCTCGCCACCTTCCTGCTCTACCGGCTGATCGAGTGGCCCGCCCATCGCGTCTCGCGCGTGCTCGCAGGGCGGATCGCCTCCAGGCCCGGCATGCTTCCACGCCGGACCGCGTGA
- a CDS encoding SDR family NAD(P)-dependent oxidoreductase, producing the protein MFGCSGWIRWPTRNKWDAPPTAPVHRTERGLPPRGTTSISTNPNSSSFAVVTGGSNGIGLELARTVLENGFDVLIAAEDEGHLAQAKADLARGGGWVETFASDLSTEQGVDALCEAIGPGGVHAVRRGSMPGLEAIRPASTRETRWAGHSISR; encoded by the coding sequence TTGTTTGGCTGTTCCGGCTGGATCCGTTGGCCGACCCGAAACAAGTGGGACGCCCCTCCGACCGCTCCCGTTCACCGGACCGAACGCGGCCTTCCGCCGCGAGGAACGACCAGCATATCCACCAATCCAAACTCGTCCTCGTTTGCCGTCGTCACCGGCGGGTCCAACGGGATCGGTCTCGAGCTTGCCCGCACCGTCCTCGAGAACGGCTTCGACGTGCTGATCGCGGCGGAAGACGAGGGTCACCTCGCACAGGCCAAGGCCGATCTCGCTCGCGGTGGCGGGTGGGTCGAGACGTTCGCGTCCGACCTGTCGACCGAGCAAGGAGTCGACGCGCTGTGCGAGGCGATCGGCCCGGGCGGGGTTCACGCGGTCCGGCGTGGAAGCATGCCGGGCCTGGAGGCGATCCGCCCTGCGAGCACGCGCGAGACGCGATGGGCGGGCCACTCGATCAGCCGGTAG